The window AATGCAAGCGGAACGACCTCAAATCTGTTACTCAATGACCTCAAGGTAAACTGGGGCAACAATACATCACTTACCGCAAAAGGTAAGTTGTTTAATATTACCAATGTCGATGAGTTGCGTTTTGATATCGCTTCCCTGAAAGCCAATACCAATAGAAAAGCCTTACTAGCTTTTGTAAAAGAAGAAGATCTAGGAGTTACAATACCTAAAGAAATAGCTTTAAACGCCACAGCAAATGGTTCTTTAAATGACGTTACCGCTCAAGCAAACCTTAATACAAGTTTAGGGAACGTTTCAGTAGATGGAAATTTTAGTAATAAGAATCAAATAAAATTTGACACCAAGTTAAAAGCGCAAGAAATCAACCTAGCCGAATTGCTAGCAATGCCTGAGTTAGGAAACTTAAGCCTTGCTATAGAAACAAAAGGAAGTGGTAGTGACATCAACACTCTAGATGCCACTATCGATGGGGAAATTGAGCAATTTGCTTATAATGAGTATCCGCTAGAAAATATTCCTATTAATGGAAGTATTGACAATGGTAAAGCACAAATCAAATCAAAATTTAAAGACGAAAATATCAATATCGCTCTAGATGCAAATGCTGCACTTGATACGGAATTGACTACTGCAAGCGCATTTGTAGATGTCGTTGGGATTAATCTACAAGCTTTTGGAATCGCTTCAAGAGATGTCAGAGCAGCAGGGAAATTAGGCGTAGATTATAGCGGTAATGCTCAAAAATATAAGGTAAAAGCAAATATAGACGATGGAATCGCTGTTTTTGATCAGCAATCTTATCTTCTAGGTGATCTTGATATGGATGCTTTTGTAAATACCGATTCCACATCTGTAAATGTGCGTAACAAAATGCTCGATTTAGAATTACGCTCTAATACCGACCCACAAAATCTTGCAAGTGCTTTGCAACGTCACATAGATCGTTATTTAACTTCTAGCACAGCAATGGATACGGTGCAACCTGTAAAAATGAAAATTAAGGGAAAGATAAGTCCAGCACCTATCTTACGTGATGTTATTTTACCAGGATTGGAATCCCTTGATACTATTCAAATAGGCGTAAACTTTGATGAGCGCAAGCGTATTTTAGATAGTCAGATTGAGATACCATACCTTCAATATGCAGGTAGCAAGGTAGATAGCCTAATTGTTTCATCTAACTCAGATGCAAAAAATTTAGAATTTAATGTAGGTTTTAAAAACATCGCTTCTGGTCCGATACAGATCAAACGTACTGATTTAACCGGAGTAGTTTCTAACAATATTTTGAACCTAGAATTTACCTCCTACGATGATGAAGAACGATTGATGCATTTTGCGAGCACGCTTTCGCGAAAGCGAGACCTCAATGGAATAGAAAATTTAATCTTCAATCTGTCATTAGATGATCTAATTTTAAATAAAAGACCGTGGACTATTCCTAACGACAATGAAATAGCAGTAGGAGAACAGTCGTTGATTTTTCAAAATTTTAAACTGACTAACGAAAGCCAAAGTATAGAACTGCGCAGTGACTTAAACAATATAGAAAGTGAGCACATAGGCGTGTTGTTTAAAGGGTTTAGGCTACAAGGGCTTCTTAGCTATTTAAATCCAGATGAAAAATTGGCAACTGGTGCGGTGAACGGAGAATTTATTGTTGACGACATCTATGGAACTACTGGCTTCATAGCAGATATTGAGGTGAACCAATTAAATGTTCTAGAAGTTCCTATGGGAACATTACAACTCGATGCCAATTCTCTAGATGGTTCTCAATATGATATGGATTTGACCATTAAAGGTGATGACGTAGATCTAGAATTGAAAGGCGATTATAAAGCAAGTCAAGTTGCTGCAAATCTAAATCTTGACCTATCAATTAATAAAATTGCGATGAAAACCATCGCAGGTTTATCAGGAGGTTTTTTGGCTGAAGGTTCTGGAAGTATGAATGGAGATTTTAAAGTTACGGGAACCACTTTAGAACCAAAATATAATGGAAGAATCAACTTTAATCAAGCAAAAGTGAATGTCGCAATGCTGGATACTAGTTTTGAGTTGAGAGATGAGACCATCATTGCAGATAATACGAGTATCACCATGAATAATATTAAGGTTTATGATGCCCAAGGTGATGTTTTTAGTGTTGATGGAGAAGTAGGGACTGAAAATATTTTTAATCCTACGTTTGATTTAAAAGTAAAGGCCAATAGCTTTATGGCTCTTAATAGTACTGCAGAGGATAATGATTTGTACTACGGGAAAGCCACCTTTGATGCTGACGCAACTATAAAAGGAGATTTAAATCTACCTGTAGTAAATGTAAATGCTACCGTAAAAGATGTGACCGATGTCACTTATGTTTTACCTGCCACAGAGCTAGATGTAGTGGAGAGAGATGGAATCGTACAATTTGTCAATAAAGAAAATCCAGACGCCATATTAACTCAAACTGAAGAAGAATCTGTTACACTTACTGGTTTTGATATTTCTGCCACTATAAAAGTGAAAAAAGATGCCAAAATCACTATTATTATTGATCCTGCAACTGGAGATCAATTAGAAATAGCTGGTAAAGGAGATCTTAGATATAGAATGACACCTAATGGACGTATGACGCTATCAGGTAGATATGAAGTAGATAATGGTTTTTATAAATTCAATTTATATGACATTGTTTCTAGAAAATTTGAGTTGACTAAAGGTAGTAGCGTGACTTGGTCTGGTGATCCATTTGCACCGATATTAGACGTAAGTGCTTTGTACAAGGTAGAAACCAGCGCCAGCGCATTGATGGCGACTCAAACAAGTGGAGCAGATATAGACACTAAAAATCAATTCAATAATGAATTACCGTTTTTAGTTTATTTGAATATAGACGGAGAATTAATGCAACCAGAATTAGATTTTAATATTGAGTTGCCAGATGATGAGAAAGGAGCTGCAGGTGGACAAGTAAATGCTAGGTTACAACAATTAAACACGCAAGATCAAGAATTAAATAAGCAAGTATTTTCTTTACTTGTTTTAAATAGATTTTTTCCTACCAGCGGCGCAGATGGTAGTAGTGGAGGAACGGCTACTATTGCAAGAGATAATTTGAATCAAGCATTGAGTGATCAATTGAACCAGTATGGAGGAAAACTTTTAGGTAATTCTGGTATTGATTTACAATTCGGTTTAGATAGTTATACAGACTATCAAGGTACTGGGACTCAAGACAGGACACAATTAGATATTACAGCAAGCAAAAAGTTACTCGATGATCGATTGATTGTAAGTGTAGGAAGTGAAGTAGATATTCAAGGAAGTTCACAAGACGGTGAAGAAGCTCCAGCAATAGGAAATGTGAGTCTTGAATATCTTGTGACAGAAAACGGACGATGGCGTTTAAAAGGTTTTAGAAGAAATCAGTTTGATAATGTGGTAGATGGTCAATTGATTGTAAGTGGTATTTCTATTATTTTTAATAAGGAATTCAACGAGTTCAAGAACTTATTTAAAGACACTGAAAGTCCAGAAGAGAAAAAGGCAAGAAGAGAAGAAGAAGAGCAAAAGAGAGCTCAAAAAGTAGCGGAGGAGCAAAAGAGTACCGATGAAAAGAAAAAAA is drawn from Nonlabens dokdonensis DSW-6 and contains these coding sequences:
- a CDS encoding translocation/assembly module TamB domain-containing protein, which translates into the protein MSDKNEELKPKKRKFRWLRRILRVLLGILIFLILLLLFIRSPWGQNIIVDYLVSYVEDKTGTEVQLDRVFITFDGNVQVEGLYLEDQSQDTLVYSRSLEANIGLMPLINGTGIEINEVDWNGLTARVKRADTINGFNYQFLMEAFATAPDTTTTSEPMNLQIGDIQLTDFDIIYDDQVEKMDAVAQFKQLSLSMNKIDLNAMVIDVESLTLEDAYIDYEKDLVTAFAKAESDSNPNKDTNLAEAITDDANDSPLPFFKVGQLLLNRVELNYNSEPDGIVINTNLSHLETVIPKADVENNDIEVSYFNLFDSQVELKMATPESASNSNVSEPFVFEWPDMNISLNDLEFRNNMFTYQVNNNKPEKGIFNPEAVALEQIDIKLRDFKLENKTAQVTINEAQANEYSGLQLHQLEGTFKVTDQQMIASNLKAQMNNSAVYGIAQLGYDSLNNFFNIPQDVAVDLNVSDYVFDMSDIYYFQPSLASNEYIEKINQNNFRGNLNASGTTSNLLLNDLKVNWGNNTSLTAKGKLFNITNVDELRFDIASLKANTNRKALLAFVKEEDLGVTIPKEIALNATANGSLNDVTAQANLNTSLGNVSVDGNFSNKNQIKFDTKLKAQEINLAELLAMPELGNLSLAIETKGSGSDINTLDATIDGEIEQFAYNEYPLENIPINGSIDNGKAQIKSKFKDENINIALDANAALDTELTTASAFVDVVGINLQAFGIASRDVRAAGKLGVDYSGNAQKYKVKANIDDGIAVFDQQSYLLGDLDMDAFVNTDSTSVNVRNKMLDLELRSNTDPQNLASALQRHIDRYLTSSTAMDTVQPVKMKIKGKISPAPILRDVILPGLESLDTIQIGVNFDERKRILDSQIEIPYLQYAGSKVDSLIVSSNSDAKNLEFNVGFKNIASGPIQIKRTDLTGVVSNNILNLEFTSYDDEERLMHFASTLSRKRDLNGIENLIFNLSLDDLILNKRPWTIPNDNEIAVGEQSLIFQNFKLTNESQSIELRSDLNNIESEHIGVLFKGFRLQGLLSYLNPDEKLATGAVNGEFIVDDIYGTTGFIADIEVNQLNVLEVPMGTLQLDANSLDGSQYDMDLTIKGDDVDLELKGDYKASQVAANLNLDLSINKIAMKTIAGLSGGFLAEGSGSMNGDFKVTGTTLEPKYNGRINFNQAKVNVAMLDTSFELRDETIIADNTSITMNNIKVYDAQGDVFSVDGEVGTENIFNPTFDLKVKANSFMALNSTAEDNDLYYGKATFDADATIKGDLNLPVVNVNATVKDVTDVTYVLPATELDVVERDGIVQFVNKENPDAILTQTEEESVTLTGFDISATIKVKKDAKITIIIDPATGDQLEIAGKGDLRYRMTPNGRMTLSGRYEVDNGFYKFNLYDIVSRKFELTKGSSVTWSGDPFAPILDVSALYKVETSASALMATQTSGADIDTKNQFNNELPFLVYLNIDGELMQPELDFNIELPDDEKGAAGGQVNARLQQLNTQDQELNKQVFSLLVLNRFFPTSGADGSSGGTATIARDNLNQALSDQLNQYGGKLLGNSGIDLQFGLDSYTDYQGTGTQDRTQLDITASKKLLDDRLIVSVGSEVDIQGSSQDGEEAPAIGNVSLEYLVTENGRWRLKGFRRNQFDNVVDGQLIVSGISIIFNKEFNEFKNLFKDTESPEEKKARREEEEQKRAQKVAEEQKSTDEKKKK